A region from the Benincasa hispida cultivar B227 chromosome 12, ASM972705v1, whole genome shotgun sequence genome encodes:
- the LOC120068048 gene encoding magnesium transporter MRS2-2-like, which translates to MARDGHVVPVDPQTAVTVKKKKQSSRNWILLDCTGQGTVLDVDKHAIMLRVQIHARDLRILDPLLSYPSTILGRERAIVLNLEHIKAIITAEEVLLRDPTDEHVIPVVEELQRRLPPSNAFQFQVQGDGKEYQGGQQDGEAEEDDSPFEFRALEVALEAICSFLAARTTELETAAYPALDELTAKISSRNLDRVRKLKSAMTRLTARVQKVRDELEQLLDDDDDMADLYLSRKMSSSSPVSGSGHANWFPASPTIGSKISRASRASIATVRGDEDDIEELEMLLEAYFMQIDGTLNKLTTLREYIDDTEDYINIQLDNHRNQLIQLELFLSSGTVCLSIYSLVSAIFGMNIPYTWNDDHGYMFKWVVIVSGVACAVLFVTIIYYARYKGLVGS; encoded by the exons ATGGCTCGGGACGGGCATGTAGTGCCGGTGGATCCACAGACGGCGGTgactgtgaagaagaagaaacaatctTCTCGGAATTGGATTCTACTGGATTGTACGGGCCAAGGGACCGTCCTCGATGTCGACAAGCATGCTATTATGCTTCGAGTTCAAATTCATGCTCGAGACCTTCGGATTCTTGATCCTTTGCTTTCTTATCCTTCCACGATTTTGGGGCGTGAGAGGGCCATTGTTCTTAATCTCGAG CACATAAAGGCGATCATTACTGCTGAAGAG GTTTTGCTTAGAGATCCGACAGATGAACATGTCATCCCTGTGGTTGAGGAGCTTCAGAGGCGCCTGCCTCCTTCTAATGCCTTCCAGTTTCAAGTTCAAGGGGACGGCAAAGAGTATCAGGGTGGCCAACAAGATGGTGAAGCTGAAGAAGATG ATTCACCATTTGAATTTCGTGCCCTCGAAGTAGCTTTGGAAGCTATATGTAGTTTTCTTGCAGCACGGACAACTGAACTGGAGACTGCTGCTTATCCTGCCTTGGATGAGCTTACTGCTAAG ATTAGTAGCCGCAACTTGGACAGAGTTCGTAAATTGAAGAGTGCAATGACCAGGTTGACTGCGAGGGTTCAAAAG GTGAGAGATGAGCTTGAACAATTACTGGACGATGATGATGATATGGCAGACCTTTACTTGTCAAGAAAGATGAGTTCATCTTCTCCTGTAAGTGGTTCTGGTCATGCCAATTGGTTTCCTGCCTCTCCTACCATTGGTTCAAAGATCTCAAGAGCAAGCAGAGCAAGTATTGCAACTGTACGTGGGGATGAGGATGACATCGAGGAGCTTGAAATGTTACTGGAG GCTTACTTTATGCAGATTGATGGTACATTGAACAAATTAACTACA CTGCGAGAATATATTGATGACACAGAAGATTATATCAATATCCAG CTTGACAATCACCGAAATCAACTCATTCAG TTGGAGCTCTTTCTAAGTTCTGGAACTGTTTGTTTGTCAATCTATTCTTTGGTGAGTGCAATATTCGGCATGAACATTCCCTATACTTGGAATGATGATCACGGATACATGTTTAAATGG GTTGTCATTGTTTCTGGAGTAGCTTGCGCGGTGTTGTTTGTCACAATTATTTACTATGCTCGCTACAAAGGTTTGGTGGGATCTTGA